A stretch of Kaistella flava (ex Peng et al. 2021) DNA encodes these proteins:
- a CDS encoding TonB-dependent siderophore receptor, which yields MKKQIISLGVLVIAASVNAQMKYEPISDTLKIQQIEDINLHKTGNPNKARLLSAKSDLTIMENPQPIAIVTHEIIEQQQAKQLSDVLQNVNGLYITSSRGNSQDSFGGRGFALGNDNIFKNGARVNSGVFPEVSGLERVEVLKGANAMLYGNTAAGGIINMITKKPRFDYGGSVGFSAGSWNSYKPTVDFYGPLSKNVAFRVNGAYETADSFRDVVSSSKYYFNPSFIFNLGEKSQLIVEADYLKNDFTPDFGIGSITNKDLSYTLNDTVGRNVFFGTDWQYQNVEQASTTVTFNHQLSTDWTLNAVASYQNYTKDYFSSERVQWGYATPAATRLSWTRPFNKTYNEQNYGSAQVNINGEINTGKINHKLLFGADADYSQADSYTYTLGATNNVLFLDDSSTWGSIAMPSSTLNNRNRINTRRIGAFAQDFISLTKEFKVIAGLRWSYIENMPTINTNFGTGVKKLTDNTANSDQALSPKVGFVYMPNDNLSVFATYTNSFVSNAGETSSELGSLNTTGTPAEVLARVQNLSRQGIKPTNVDQYEVGVKKNIWNNAIALNLSVYQIDNNNTYQSYWYQNAAGAVITPDSNLKEFAGKMRSRGVELDITGNPTKNLSIIGGVSYNNSVYLETPEDGYVEKQRLVRTPATTANASVFYKFTNHVNGLKVGAGVYYIGDRLAGWNDSKSTEISRNGVSRTFGVKDYVTVNASVGYEWSKFSVQGKVGNLFDTVNYNVHENYSVNPITPRNFYMTLTYKL from the coding sequence ATGAAAAAACAGATTATTTCACTTGGAGTCTTAGTAATTGCTGCGTCAGTAAATGCGCAGATGAAGTATGAGCCGATAAGTGATACCCTTAAAATTCAGCAAATAGAAGATATCAATCTTCATAAAACTGGAAATCCCAACAAGGCCAGATTATTGTCGGCGAAGTCTGATCTGACGATAATGGAAAATCCGCAGCCGATTGCGATTGTGACTCACGAAATTATTGAGCAGCAACAAGCGAAACAGTTAAGCGATGTTCTTCAAAATGTAAATGGTCTTTATATAACTTCTTCCAGAGGAAATTCTCAAGACAGTTTTGGAGGTAGAGGTTTTGCTCTTGGAAATGATAATATCTTTAAAAACGGAGCCAGAGTTAACAGTGGTGTTTTTCCTGAGGTTTCTGGTTTAGAAAGAGTTGAGGTTCTAAAAGGAGCCAATGCAATGCTTTATGGAAATACTGCTGCTGGTGGAATTATCAATATGATAACCAAAAAGCCAAGATTTGATTATGGTGGAAGTGTTGGATTTAGCGCAGGAAGCTGGAATTCTTACAAACCAACCGTTGATTTTTACGGTCCATTATCTAAAAATGTAGCTTTTCGAGTAAATGGAGCTTACGAAACTGCTGACAGTTTTAGAGATGTAGTTTCTTCTTCAAAATATTATTTCAATCCGTCATTCATATTTAATTTAGGCGAAAAATCACAGTTGATTGTTGAAGCAGATTATTTGAAAAATGATTTCACGCCAGATTTTGGTATTGGATCGATTACCAACAAAGATCTAAGTTACACGCTTAATGATACAGTTGGAAGAAATGTGTTTTTTGGAACAGACTGGCAATATCAAAATGTAGAACAAGCTTCTACTACAGTAACATTCAATCATCAATTAAGCACGGACTGGACTTTAAATGCAGTTGCTTCTTACCAGAATTATACGAAAGATTATTTCTCTTCTGAAAGAGTACAATGGGGTTATGCAACACCAGCAGCGACTCGTTTATCTTGGACAAGACCATTTAACAAAACTTATAATGAGCAAAATTATGGTTCAGCTCAGGTAAATATTAATGGCGAAATCAATACTGGAAAAATAAACCACAAATTATTATTTGGTGCTGATGCTGATTACAGCCAGGCAGATTCTTATACTTATACTCTTGGAGCTACCAACAATGTTTTGTTTTTAGACGATTCTTCAACATGGGGAAGTATTGCAATGCCATCATCAACATTAAATAACAGAAACAGAATTAATACCAGAAGAATTGGTGCTTTTGCTCAGGATTTTATTAGTCTAACGAAAGAGTTTAAAGTAATTGCAGGTTTACGTTGGTCTTATATTGAAAACATGCCGACCATCAATACCAATTTTGGAACAGGTGTTAAAAAATTAACAGATAATACGGCTAATTCTGATCAAGCACTTTCACCGAAAGTAGGTTTTGTCTATATGCCAAACGATAATTTATCAGTCTTCGCAACTTATACCAATTCATTTGTATCGAATGCCGGAGAAACTTCTTCTGAATTAGGATCTTTGAATACAACTGGAACACCTGCCGAAGTATTAGCTCGCGTACAGAATCTTTCAAGACAAGGTATTAAACCAACAAATGTTGATCAGTATGAAGTTGGTGTAAAGAAAAATATTTGGAACAATGCTATAGCGCTAAACTTATCGGTATATCAAATTGATAATAATAATACTTATCAAAGTTATTGGTACCAAAATGCAGCCGGTGCTGTTATTACTCCAGATTCAAATTTAAAAGAATTCGCGGGGAAAATGAGAAGCCGTGGTGTTGAACTGGATATTACAGGGAACCCAACGAAAAATCTTTCAATTATTGGTGGTGTTTCTTATAACAATTCAGTTTATTTGGAAACTCCTGAAGATGGATATGTTGAAAAACAAAGATTGGTTAGAACTCCTGCAACAACTGCAAATGCTTCTGTTTTCTATAAATTCACTAACCATGTAAATGGTTTGAAAGTAGGTGCTGGAGTTTATTACATCGGCGACAGATTAGCAGGATGGAACGATTCAAAATCTACCGAAATTTCAAGAAACGGTGTTTCCAGAACTTTTGGAGTGAAAGATTATGTTACCGTAAATGCGTCAGTTGGTTATGAATGGAGTAAATTCTCTGTTCAAGGAAAAGTCGGAAATTTATTTGACACCGTAAATTATAATGTTCACGAGAATTACTCTGTAAATCCAATTACACCGAGAAACTTCTACATGACCTTAACTTATAAATTGTAA
- a CDS encoding APC family permease codes for MSNDQKLEAKYGLFTAISMVIGQVIGSGIFFKVDDVLLSTQGNVLAGLLGFLIVGISVVFAGISMANYAELLPKDGGILNYVNYRFGETASYFVGWMYMSLFYPSLTAVLFTVSGIYIAHLLAEFMSFVPTPLHYALIGFVNLVIFFFINIFRPKSSGIFQQMTTVLKVLPLIFIASLGILSLFKGEVSEVNTFTQIGSGFQNQSFILLVAASFIPISFAFDGWYIATQISGEIKNSSKNLPKALIIGTISVMVIYIAYYLGIVFRMSGDEIIQLKDSYITEFARKAASNSGAILMQLFIIISVLGTSNGLLLATIRVPYQFSNLEKSKKFLNLSKVNEKLKMPVNSAVFGTLIIVFYLFVYYINNTHPYFTETNFDLSAIPIIFIYLVNGALFVGLFQLFKKKVFARNSFFKKIITVIAVLGNLVVLFGTATAPNGLMYFVINIIFILAGFLLMRRT; via the coding sequence ATGAGCAACGACCAAAAATTAGAAGCTAAATACGGACTGTTTACCGCCATTTCAATGGTTATTGGACAAGTAATTGGGTCCGGAATTTTCTTCAAAGTTGACGATGTTTTATTGTCCACTCAAGGAAATGTTTTAGCCGGACTTTTAGGGTTTTTGATCGTGGGAATCAGTGTTGTATTCGCCGGAATTTCGATGGCGAACTATGCAGAACTGTTGCCGAAAGATGGTGGAATTCTTAATTACGTTAATTATAGATTTGGCGAAACCGCAAGTTATTTTGTGGGCTGGATGTATATGAGTTTGTTTTATCCTTCGCTCACCGCCGTTCTATTCACGGTCTCAGGAATCTATATTGCACATTTATTGGCTGAGTTTATGAGCTTTGTGCCGACGCCTTTACACTATGCGCTGATCGGTTTTGTTAATTTAGTAATCTTCTTTTTCATTAATATTTTCCGTCCGAAAAGTAGTGGGATTTTTCAGCAGATGACAACGGTGCTGAAAGTTTTGCCTTTAATATTTATTGCCTCTTTAGGAATTCTAAGTTTATTTAAAGGAGAAGTAAGTGAAGTGAATACATTTACGCAGATTGGGAGTGGTTTTCAAAATCAATCCTTTATCCTTTTGGTAGCGGCGAGTTTTATTCCGATTTCATTTGCTTTTGATGGTTGGTATATTGCGACCCAGATTTCGGGTGAGATTAAAAACTCGAGTAAAAACCTGCCGAAAGCTTTAATTATAGGAACGATTTCGGTGATGGTTATTTATATCGCTTATTATTTAGGAATCGTTTTCCGAATGAGTGGTGATGAAATCATTCAATTGAAAGATTCTTACATCACAGAATTTGCGAGGAAAGCAGCTTCAAATTCTGGAGCGATATTGATGCAGCTTTTTATTATCATTTCTGTTTTAGGAACTTCGAATGGATTATTGTTAGCAACGATTCGGGTTCCGTATCAGTTTTCTAATTTAGAAAAGTCAAAGAAATTTCTGAACTTAAGTAAGGTGAATGAGAAATTGAAAATGCCGGTAAACAGTGCAGTTTTCGGAACCTTGATTATTGTCTTTTATTTATTCGTTTACTATATAAACAATACGCATCCTTATTTTACTGAGACGAACTTTGATCTTTCTGCTATTCCTATTATTTTTATTTATCTGGTTAATGGTGCTTTGTTTGTGGGTTTATTTCAATTATTTAAAAAGAAAGTTTTCGCCCGAAATTCATTTTTTAAGAAAATCATCACCGTTATTGCAGTCTTAGGAAATCTAGTAGTGCTTTTCGGAACGGCAACTGCACCAAATGGATTGATGTATTTCGTGATCAATATTATCTTTATTCTTGCAGGTTTTCTGCTGATGAGAAGAACATGA
- a CDS encoding ABC-F family ATP-binding cassette domain-containing protein, with product MNYISAENLTKSYGVKTLFKDITFHINEGDKIAIVAKNGSGKSTLLKILMGKEIADSGTVTINKDIQVVLFDQEIDFEGELNVEEFMMTLDSAPIMALKNYHHALISENPDDMDKALNEMEIHEAWDLENEMSQILSQLKITDLTSKMKTLSGGQIKRVALAKLLVETRAQHRHTLLIMDEPTNHLDVDMVEWLENYLSKAMVTLLLVTHDRYFLDAVCDIIWEIEDFNLYFHNGSYGTYLENKIIREDNMNSTIDKAQNLYRKELEWMRRQPKARTTKSKSRQDDFYETEKVAKTDTRKEKLELDFEMKRLGSKILELHNISKSFGDKLLLKDFSYQFQRGEKVGIVGKNGAGKSTLLNIIQGYEPYDSGSIETGETIKFGYFAQKGLKYKEDQRVIDFIKDISENFPLANGRTISASQFLRLFLFDDQTQYSPISKLSGGEKRRLHLMHVLYQNPNFLIFDEPTNDLDLPTLTVLENFLLQFQGSLIIVSHDRYFMDRIVDHVLAFEGDGVIKDFVGNFSEYREKKSQEQNKKVSAPVVETSKKVETVKQSSTPAVAVKKLSFKEQQELKDIDKEMPKLEKQRAEILAKLNNETDYGKIADFSASLETIGEKLQNLEMRWLELQD from the coding sequence ATGAATTACATTTCAGCTGAAAATCTTACGAAATCTTATGGAGTGAAAACGCTCTTCAAAGACATTACATTCCATATTAATGAAGGTGATAAAATTGCCATCGTTGCTAAAAACGGCTCCGGTAAATCGACTTTGCTCAAAATTTTAATGGGTAAAGAAATTGCCGATTCTGGTACAGTAACCATTAATAAAGATATTCAAGTCGTTTTATTTGATCAGGAAATTGATTTCGAAGGAGAACTGAATGTTGAAGAATTCATGATGACTTTGGATTCGGCACCGATTATGGCGTTGAAAAATTACCATCATGCTTTGATTTCTGAGAATCCAGATGATATGGACAAAGCGCTGAATGAAATGGAAATTCACGAAGCCTGGGATTTGGAAAATGAGATGAGTCAGATTTTGAGTCAGTTAAAAATTACAGACTTAACTTCGAAAATGAAAACCCTTTCCGGTGGTCAAATTAAAAGAGTTGCTTTGGCGAAACTTTTGGTAGAAACACGTGCGCAACACCGTCATACCTTGTTGATTATGGATGAGCCGACCAATCACCTGGATGTTGATATGGTGGAATGGCTGGAGAATTATTTGTCAAAAGCGATGGTAACTTTACTTCTCGTAACTCACGACAGATATTTCCTGGATGCAGTTTGTGATATTATTTGGGAGATTGAGGATTTCAATTTGTACTTCCACAACGGAAGTTATGGAACATATTTGGAGAATAAAATCATACGTGAGGACAATATGAATTCTACGATTGACAAAGCGCAAAACCTTTATCGCAAGGAATTGGAGTGGATGCGTCGTCAACCGAAAGCAAGAACTACGAAGTCCAAATCACGACAGGATGATTTTTACGAAACTGAAAAAGTTGCCAAAACAGATACGAGAAAAGAGAAACTGGAACTTGATTTTGAGATGAAACGTCTTGGATCAAAGATTTTAGAACTGCATAATATCAGCAAAAGTTTCGGTGATAAATTATTGTTAAAAGATTTCTCTTACCAATTTCAACGTGGTGAAAAAGTTGGAATTGTTGGAAAAAACGGTGCTGGAAAATCGACGCTTTTAAATATTATTCAAGGTTACGAACCTTATGATTCCGGTTCAATTGAAACTGGAGAAACGATTAAATTCGGTTATTTCGCCCAAAAAGGATTAAAGTATAAAGAAGATCAGCGAGTGATTGATTTTATTAAAGATATTTCAGAAAACTTCCCATTGGCAAATGGCAGAACGATTTCTGCGTCACAGTTTTTACGTTTGTTCTTATTTGATGATCAGACGCAATATTCGCCGATTTCGAAACTGTCGGGTGGTGAAAAACGTCGTTTGCATTTGATGCATGTTTTGTATCAGAATCCGAACTTCTTAATTTTCGATGAGCCGACCAATGATTTGGATTTACCAACTTTGACGGTTTTAGAAAATTTCCTTTTACAATTCCAGGGAAGTTTGATTATCGTTTCTCACGATAGATATTTTATGGATCGTATTGTTGATCACGTTTTAGCTTTTGAAGGTGATGGAGTGATTAAAGATTTCGTGGGTAACTTTTCAGAATACCGCGAAAAGAAATCGCAGGAGCAAAATAAAAAAGTTTCCGCACCAGTTGTTGAAACTTCTAAAAAAGTGGAAACTGTTAAACAATCATCAACGCCCGCAGTTGCTGTTAAAAAATTATCTTTCAAAGAACAGCAGGAATTGAAAGACATCGATAAAGAAATGCCGAAGTTGGAAAAACAGAGAGCTGAGATTTTAGCGAAATTGAATAACGAAACTGATTACGGTAAAATTGCTGACTTTTCCGCCAGTTTAGAAACCATTGGAGAGAAACTTCAGAACTTAGAAATGCGTTGGTTGGAACTGCAGGATTAA
- a CDS encoding carboxypeptidase-like regulatory domain-containing protein, translating into MKKASLLFVLFFGFLMNAQIISGKILSKEDKQPIPYAKIGIENQNAGTIADADGNFKIDLTDLNPKTTLQIEVGGFKKYVTSIEQFLKEKQHTILLTEKVKDIQEVVINPNKYLRKNWGINTKTEKIQIGHNPSKSEGDLSKEVAMLFKTNKKTKIEKININISSFETDKPVFIRFTIYDKNLNSILTEDLHDEITSEKIVDNTYTFDVSKDNIWVNNDFYVGIQLLSNFDGRFYMSGALMGNKTIYRNYLGDWKKVPMVSPAINIDVKVQK; encoded by the coding sequence ATGAAAAAAGCATCTTTACTCTTTGTTCTCTTTTTTGGATTCTTAATGAACGCACAAATTATTTCCGGCAAGATTTTATCTAAAGAAGATAAGCAACCAATTCCCTATGCGAAAATTGGAATCGAAAATCAAAACGCCGGAACGATTGCAGACGCAGATGGAAATTTTAAAATCGATTTAACAGACCTTAATCCAAAAACAACTTTACAAATTGAAGTTGGTGGTTTTAAAAAATACGTCACTTCCATCGAACAATTTTTAAAAGAAAAACAACATACGATTTTGCTTACCGAGAAGGTAAAAGACATTCAGGAAGTTGTCATAAATCCTAATAAATATCTTCGGAAGAATTGGGGAATTAATACCAAAACCGAAAAAATACAGATCGGTCACAATCCTTCAAAAAGTGAAGGCGATCTTTCAAAAGAAGTTGCAATGCTTTTTAAGACTAATAAAAAGACGAAAATTGAGAAAATAAATATTAATATTTCCAGCTTTGAAACTGATAAACCTGTGTTTATTAGATTTACTATTTATGATAAAAATCTGAACTCCATTCTAACTGAAGATCTACACGACGAAATTACTTCAGAAAAAATCGTTGATAATACTTATACTTTCGATGTTTCTAAGGATAACATTTGGGTGAATAATGATTTCTATGTTGGCATTCAATTATTGAGTAACTTCGATGGTCGGTTTTATATGAGCGGTGCGTTGATGGGAAATAAAACCATTTACAGAAATTATTTAGGTGATTGGAAAAAGGTTCCGATGGTAAGTCCAGCAATTAATATCGATGTGAAGGTTCAAAAATAA
- a CDS encoding thioredoxin family protein, with amino-acid sequence MKKISLLLLVLFSVITFGQGMKFEENKSFKDLLDIAKKENKLLFLDAYTTWCGPCKMMAKNVFPQPAVGEFYNANFINSKIDMEKGEGIDLAKKYNVRAYPTYLFINGDGEIIHRVTSYYDPEDFINVGKDAIDPSKQMGALKKKFDAGEKDPEFLRSFIKVYAYTDPVLATKVARTYFDGKKAEPLSQEDLNFLFGLTKDSNSPLFPEFISRKDELVKLMPEETYNKTITNFKLNGIFNNSFDQTSKVLDEKKFITEAKKMMTEEKANAMLLKAKMKIAASAKDTAGYQKYALEYYKDGTSPEFTSDELNTVSWNFFEGTNDKVALGKALLWAKQSVKLAASYANTDTVANIYFKLGDKANTKEWATKAIELAKKEGEDYAETQAILDKSK; translated from the coding sequence ATGAAAAAGATATCATTGCTATTACTGGTGCTTTTTAGCGTCATTACCTTCGGTCAAGGAATGAAATTTGAGGAAAACAAATCCTTTAAAGATCTGCTGGACATCGCGAAGAAAGAAAATAAATTACTATTTCTAGACGCTTATACTACTTGGTGCGGACCTTGTAAAATGATGGCAAAAAACGTTTTCCCACAACCTGCTGTAGGTGAATTTTATAATGCCAATTTCATCAATTCTAAAATTGATATGGAAAAAGGCGAAGGAATCGATTTGGCGAAAAAATATAATGTAAGAGCTTATCCTACTTACCTTTTCATTAATGGCGATGGAGAAATCATTCACCGTGTAACTTCTTATTACGATCCAGAAGATTTTATTAATGTTGGAAAAGATGCTATAGATCCTTCAAAACAAATGGGCGCACTTAAAAAGAAATTTGACGCTGGAGAGAAAGATCCTGAATTTTTGAGAAGCTTTATTAAAGTATATGCTTACACAGATCCTGTTTTAGCCACGAAAGTTGCCAGAACTTATTTCGATGGTAAAAAAGCAGAGCCTTTGTCTCAGGAAGATTTAAATTTTCTTTTTGGATTGACAAAAGACAGTAACTCTCCTCTTTTCCCTGAATTTATTTCACGTAAAGACGAATTAGTGAAACTGATGCCAGAAGAAACTTACAATAAAACTATTACTAATTTTAAACTGAACGGTATATTCAATAATTCTTTTGACCAAACGAGTAAAGTTCTTGATGAGAAAAAATTCATCACAGAAGCTAAAAAAATGATGACTGAAGAGAAAGCCAATGCAATGTTATTAAAAGCAAAAATGAAAATTGCAGCTTCGGCAAAAGACACCGCTGGTTATCAAAAATACGCTTTAGAATATTACAAAGACGGAACATCTCCAGAATTTACTTCTGATGAATTGAATACCGTTTCGTGGAACTTTTTTGAAGGAACGAATGATAAAGTAGCTTTAGGGAAAGCCTTACTTTGGGCAAAACAATCGGTAAAACTTGCTGCAAGTTATGCCAATACAGATACGGTTGCGAATATTTATTTCAAATTAGGAGATAAAGCAAACACCAAAGAATGGGCAACGAAAGCAATTGAATTGGCAAAGAAAGAAGGTGAAGATTACGCAGAAACTCAGGCGATATTGGACAAGAGTAAATAA
- a CDS encoding glycoside hydrolase family 25 protein, with translation MAKRKVKRKTTRKIHKKRKRHFLLRREILLLFLALTLVGTGFYLKQKISFYYAMYFNKFEHKKLSNSEAEENRINRIIGDYADKTFGMDISHYQRKEDITWDSLSIGNRSIPIKFVVLRATMGNKSSDKHFDEFWTLSKKHDLIRGAYHFYRADEDPVMQANNFLANVKLESGDLPPILDIEKIPRRKSTKKLIEDLKIWCRIVEEAYGVKPIIYTYYHYHKDFLKGEFDDYPIWLANYNDVPQPSPDSDWKIWQFTENGIVYGINSKVDLNVFNGNLWSLKRLTLD, from the coding sequence ATGGCGAAGAGAAAAGTTAAAAGAAAAACAACCCGAAAAATTCACAAAAAGCGCAAGAGACATTTTCTTCTGCGACGAGAAATTCTATTGTTGTTTTTAGCATTGACTTTAGTGGGAACTGGATTTTATTTAAAGCAGAAAATTTCCTTTTACTACGCCATGTATTTCAATAAATTCGAACATAAAAAACTATCGAATTCTGAAGCCGAAGAAAATAGAATCAATAGAATTATTGGTGATTACGCCGATAAAACTTTTGGAATGGATATTTCTCATTACCAAAGAAAAGAAGATATTACCTGGGATAGTTTAAGTATCGGAAACCGTTCTATTCCAATAAAATTCGTAGTGCTGAGAGCGACGATGGGAAATAAATCTTCAGACAAACATTTTGATGAATTCTGGACACTTTCAAAAAAGCATGACTTGATTCGTGGTGCCTATCATTTTTACAGAGCCGATGAAGATCCCGTGATGCAAGCCAATAATTTCCTGGCAAACGTAAAATTAGAATCCGGCGATTTGCCGCCGATTTTAGATATTGAAAAAATTCCCAGAAGAAAATCAACTAAGAAATTAATTGAAGATTTGAAAATATGGTGTCGTATCGTAGAAGAAGCTTACGGCGTAAAACCCATTATTTACACTTACTATCATTACCACAAAGATTTTCTAAAAGGTGAGTTTGATGATTATCCGATTTGGTTAGCGAATTATAATGATGTTCCGCAACCTTCGCCGGACAGCGACTGGAAAATCTGGCAGTTCACCGAAAACGGAATCGTTTATGGAATTAATTCAAAAGTAGATTTAAACGTATTTAACGGAAATCTCTGGTCGTTGAAAAGACTGACTTTGGATTAA